Within the Thermoflexus hugenholtzii JAD2 genome, the region CCACCACCGTCACCGGAAAGAGTGGCAATCCGTTGCGCGCCATCGTTCCCTCCTGGGAATGGATACGGATCGAGATAGGGAAACCCCGGCTGCCCCCTCAGCAGGGCATCCCACCGCGGGACCCCGGAGAGCTCTCCTCCGTTTCGGGGGAATACCGGAACCACCAGCCTGAGACCGTGGCGATCTCCGTGCGCAGGGCCACCGGGCGGGTGAAGGTGTTGCCGACGGGGGAGGTGGCCACCGTTTCCTCCCACAGGGCCTGTAGAGTCTCCTCATCGGCGTCCGCGTCTACGTAAGCCTTGGCGATGACCTCTCCGTAGCCGGGGTGGCCCTCTCCCTCGAAGCCCAGAAAGCGCAGGAGGTTCTCGATGCGCCCCTCCAGGGCCACCTCCAGGTTCCGAACGGCGATGCCGCGGCGGGTAGCGTGGAAGATGAAGCCCAGGCCCAGGCAGGCCCCCAGCGCCCCCAGAGCATACTCCAGGGCGCTCAGGCCGGCCTCCCGCCCCGAGCGATCCACC harbors:
- a CDS encoding OsmC family protein, producing the protein MSASLNGVDLEALQQMLEEVRARPEAVQPRRWARFRWEEGLRGRVYIRNQSFTVDESVDRSGREAGLSALEYALGALGACLGLGFIFHATRRGIAVRNLEVALEGRIENLLRFLGFEGEGHPGYGEVIAKAYVDADADEETLQALWEETVATSPVGNTFTRPVALRTEIATVSGWWFRYSPETEESSPGSRGGMPC